The following DNA comes from Hordeum vulgare subsp. vulgare chromosome 3H, MorexV3_pseudomolecules_assembly, whole genome shotgun sequence.
attttttctgggacgaaaccctccttatagccgaAGATGGGagacggaggggtaacagggggcccacgagccaccgaggcgcggccagggggtagggcgcgcctggcaggctcgtgacctcctggtggctcccctccagtatttcttctgcccaatattttttatataatccaaaataattcctcgctgattttcatggcttttggagttgtgcaaaataggtatctcaaacttgctcctttttcagcccagaattccagttgtcggcattctccctcttcaagtaaaccttataaaataaaagagaaaaggcataagtattgtatcgtaatgtgtaataacagcccataatgcgataaatatcaatataaaagcatgatgcaaaatggacgtatcagccacatcctcaaatttcaacagtttctaacttcagttgctatttttcatgcatttaatgatattTTTAGGTAAAtgtccctgaaattaaaaagcactagaaatgaactctaaaaaggttgaaacttggcatggtatcattatttcacacacaacatgtgctaaaaagttgagaggattatgcgaaaaaactaaatgcacttcgtgtataaacttGGCCGTCTACTTGAGggtatgagggtttcggacgaaaactcatatgttacacgaacatttcatttttgttaacttgtttcaactccatactttttatgcattcaatatgcaccattccaagccacattcttaaatttcaacaatttctaacttcagttgctattttcatgcatttaattattttttaggTAAATGATGCTGAAATTAAAAACCACTACaagtgaactctaaaaaggttgaaacttggcatggtatcatcatttcacacacatagcatgtattaaaaagttgagaggattacggAAAAaattgaatgcacttcgtgtacaaacttggGCATCTACTTGAgagtatgagggtttcacacgaaaactcatatgttacacgggcatttcatttttgttaactTGTTTCCATTccggactttttgtgcattcaatatgcaccattccaagccacatcctcaaatttcaacagtttctaacttcagttgatatttttcatgcatttaatgattttttaggtaaatgaccctggaattaaaaagcactaaaaatgtactctaaaaaggttgaaacttaGCATGGTATCATACATCACAATGCTCCAGAAATCTTGCTCACATCATATTTAAACACGGACATAAATAAAAATTCTCTCTTGAGCTAGAGAtccccaagcagtacataataatagctagaaaTAGAAGTGTTCACCGTtacgaacactactcgtctgaatgagAATATCCTcaaattggtggtggtggtggtggtggtggtgcttgatGTACGAGGTGACTCTGGTCATAGTTCATGATTCGAAtcctgcggtacaactcgtatgcaacgtacgcatcttttgttgcatactcaatgttgataccgtTAAGCGGGGTCGTCTCCCACTCTTTGTGCTGATCTGAGGGGAATTTGTCTTCATATCagcgtactcctcgtcgatcatggTGACTACCATATGAGTCATTGAAGTCCTCGTATGTTGAAGCCTGAATATGTCTTGGATATCAATGCGGCAGTCAGTTGATATCTCAATatcgaagttgtgcctcatcttgagcttgtcattccttatatcaacgctagcaaaacgtatgccgctgcaaaggaagtccatgagtattGGActgtgcttgtcactactgcaacaacaacaaattaaaatggaacaaatgttagacACTGTTGCAAAATAAGTATATTTCGACAGAAGTATAATAATTAAGAATCATAACAAGTATATTTTGGCACAAGTATAATATGCAACTATAAAAGAAAATTCGTTCACTGCAACAAAAGAGGAATCAAAAGAAGCCCTAgatgttgctatcctatgcaattttcatatatgaaccaaaagaataaatatatgcaacaaggaaaaatcttTCAATACAACTAAAGAGGAATTGATTTTCccataggattcaaatggaacatgttgctatcctatgcaattttcatatcctatgaattgatcaagaaaccctaaattaactatgacatatatatgttctcccacggttttgccaatatgcaaaaagaaaaattacttcactacaactaaagacaaattgatctttaggattcaaatggaacatattgctatcctatgcaattttcataacctttgatcGATCAAAGAAAAGCCtcgaaacttacctcgcccattgaaagaccatgacaTTTCTTTTGAAAcaaagttggatgacggcaacagctTCTTGATTGGCCGTGTACTCCATGAACTTGTCTTTCTCCTCCGCCACTTCAAGTCGTTCCTTGAAATAGGAAAGAAAACGCGACACCATGGCGTTGTCGTTCGTGTAGACGACATTGAGTTTGGACGTGACATGTGTGAGCACCTTCCCGTAGCGAGTCATTGGATCATCCATGGTGGAAGatatgaggaagaagagaggagatagAGGGGACGAACAGAATGGCAACAGTTACTGTAGCCCTCGCGGTACTTAACCATTTATCCTGTTTTTCACCacgcgaaacgacgcgggatgcaaacggtTTGGATCTTAAGTCCTGGTTTGAGACACCAACTAGGACTAAAGGGGCCCGCACCAGGTGGACGgttgccaccacccctttagtcccggttcgtggctcaacccaggactaaaggccctcaacgaaccgggacaaaagtcgTTTGGCCTCtagccgctcgaaccgggactaatggtcacattagtcTCGGGCCAAAaccaaatcgggactaaaggacgAATATAaaacctgttttctactagtgttggtCCATCCTGACCCAGTGGGCTAGGCCCGCTACTGTTTGCTTCTGTCTCATTCACAACCGTAGCATAACGATTCTTCCTACGTACATCCCATCGGGCATGATACTGAATTTGCCTTGTTTACATGGCAAATACTTTTGATTTCACGAAACTCCTTTCTTATAGTGCAGCTGTACCATAATAAGGATGTTCCGTACTTCTGTTCATCCATAATCCAATCTCACTTAGACACCATACTTCTGCGAGAACTGAAACAATCTTATGCTTCGTTGTACAAAAAATAAAATTTCAATGCTTCGTTGTACTAGTTCCGCGTATTGTGTAAGTTTTGAGCATGATACTGAATTTCCCTCCTCTTCTCAACTGCTCTTGGTTTCTTTCTCTGACTAAAAAGCATATCTGAAAAATCAATGATCAGCTCCGGTGCAAGCTGGGATGAATGCATGATTTTTATGACCAAACTGCGTTAGTAATCAACAGACAGATACCTCCATCGTGCCCAGAGCACTAGAGCCTGTGTGACTCGTCATCGGAGATCGGACACGAAACCCTCGCCAGCTCATGCTGCGCCAATGGTACGTCGCATATTTCTTCTTCCGCTTCCTTTTCTTTGAACCTTCGGCGTCCCTGCTGGCTTCCTTTTCGGATGAATTATACAatagaaaggaaaagaaaaacatGAGCAAGAGATCACTGGCATGGTGGCTTCACATTTAAGGGTTGCGAGAGCAAACAGTAAATCTAATTACCTCCTCTTCACCCCCGCTTTCACTAGCTTTTGATTCGTCCCCACTAGAATCATCAGTACAAGATCCTCCGCCATCCTTAAacaaatcaaaatcttcatcctgGCATGAAGCAATAAATAACACAAGTATATGGAGGGTTTTTTTAAGGAAGTATATGGAGGGACTTAATAACAAGATTAAAATGTCAGCATCAAGCAACATGCCAATACGAGGCAATCTACCTCATCACTTTGCTCGTCCCCAAGATTCATTATTTTCAAGTGCTTTCCACTGCAAATTTCACATATAAATGAAGACACCCTTCAGTCTTACGTATATAGAAAGAAGGATGTTGAAGCCAACAGAAAGGCACATACTTGATGAATCTGGAAAGGTTAAAGTATtcactcctttgaatatttctgaaGATATGCTCTTTGCCATTTTTTCGCTTGACAAGGAGGTCCAAATAACGGTATGATTTACTGGCGCCCTCACGACGATAACTTCCAAACCCAACAAGCTCAACCTACATCAAATAGTAGTAAATGATATATCATTTCAGCAATGCACGGAGGGATGGTATCAGTTTCTAGTATAAGGAAAAAGTAATACCTCTTCATAAAGAATGAGCATATGGGTCTCCGGCAGAAAGAAGAAACCCTTTTCAAGTGGATACAGCAGTCCATGTTCAGTTTTGAGAGATGTTTTAACTGCATATCCATCTTGGCAAGTTCTGTAAGAACCCAGCCTTGTCACTTTGGCACCAGATAGGCCACAAAGGACTTTGGTGAATACCTCATGTATTGGACCCTAAGAATGAATTGAACGCTTGTGTAAGTTAGTTGATTTATCACAATAGGATTTATGGGTCAAAAAGTTACACAAACTAGTTCAAAAAGGCAAGCGCCGGTTTATAACAGAACCTCGTACAGAGTGGCCAGGTTCAGGCTTGAGAGTAATAGAATTACTTGGTAATAAGCCTTCCCATAAATATCCACCAAATTTACCCATTCCTGTAATGGGCTAGTCCGTAGAGGCATActacctcctttccggtttaaaaGGCCCATGCATATTACTAGATTGATAATCTCACCAAACTTCAAATGTAATATTTTCTAATGGTATAACTTTTGTGACAAACGATTTAAATTACAGTGCTAAAATTGTCAATTTAGGGATACGTGTAGGCCTTCTAAACCATATTTGGGAATAAATGAGTATAATCCATCTCAAAAACCATGTGGTGTTATTATTTTCAAATACAAAGTAAAAAAGTTTTTAAAACGGCGTTCTTTTGGAAACGAAGGAAATTGCCAGCTTGGCCTAACTTAAGCCTCTTGTTCAAATCCAATTCAAGTTTGATGAAAGGTTGAATGTGATTATTAACAAATCACAAAAGGGGGATTCAGTTTTCTAATAGAAAGAAGTCGCTGGTGGCTCAAAGAATCTCTTTCTATCTCGACCATACAGAACACTCCATGTGGAGTTTTCTGTACTAACAAACTTGTCTATGCACATTGCCATGTATTCCCTCCGTTCCATATGATAAACTTTCTAACTTGTTTCTGACTCGGATGTATATAGATGcattttagtgtgtttgttcactcatCTCAGTCCGTACTTAGTACATACTGAAATATCTAAAACATCTTATAATAATGAACGGAGGGAATGTATTTTATGATTTTAACATGATATTCAGTTCCATTTTGAGCACATCAACATAAGTAAAAAATATCGTTTCAAAG
Coding sequences within:
- the LOC123442931 gene encoding FACT complex subunit SSRP1-A-like → MTEVIVETDLNLSRDLLAERYKDKLEESYRGPIHEVFTKVLCGLSGAKVTRLGSYRTCQDGYAVKTSLKTEHGLLYPLEKGFFFLPETHMLILYEEVELVGFGSYRREGASKSYRYLDLLVKRKNGKEHIFRNIQRSEYFNLSRFINGKHLKIMNLGDEQSDEDEDFDLFKDGGGSCTDDSSGDESKASESGGEEEEASRDAEGSKKRKRKKKYATYHWRSMSWRGFRVRSPMTSHTGSSALGTMEICFLVRERNQEQLRRGGKFSIMLKTYTIRGTSTTKH